The Rhizobium sp. WSM4643 genome has a window encoding:
- a CDS encoding Gfo/Idh/MocA family protein has protein sequence MTELKGALIGCGFFAINQMHAWNDVRGAGIVAICDRDPERLKIVGDQFGINRRYGDAEAMFADGEFDFVDIATTVQSHRFLVEMAARNKVPAICQKPFAKTLSDAKAMVEACRNAGIPLMVHENFRWQTPIQAVRKALATDVIGKPFWGRFSFRSAYDVFSGQPYLAEGERFIIEDLGIHTLDIARYILGDVRGLTARTKRVNPTIKGEDVATILLDHENGATSVVDVSYATRLSREPFPETLIELDGSEGTIRLTQGYGLAITNAKGTTTTDVSPKLLSWASRPWHNIQESVYAIQQHWVDQLERGAEHSTSGADNLKTFALVEAAYDSAARGQTIDVGAMLR, from the coding sequence ATGACGGAATTGAAAGGGGCTTTGATCGGTTGCGGTTTCTTTGCGATCAACCAGATGCATGCCTGGAACGACGTTCGGGGCGCCGGCATCGTCGCGATTTGCGATCGCGATCCCGAGCGGCTGAAAATCGTCGGCGATCAGTTCGGCATTAATCGCCGCTACGGCGATGCCGAGGCTATGTTTGCCGATGGCGAGTTTGATTTCGTCGACATTGCCACAACAGTCCAAAGCCATCGCTTTCTCGTCGAAATGGCGGCTCGGAACAAGGTGCCGGCCATCTGCCAGAAGCCATTCGCCAAGACCTTGTCGGACGCGAAGGCGATGGTCGAGGCGTGTCGCAATGCCGGCATACCGCTGATGGTGCACGAGAACTTTCGCTGGCAGACGCCGATCCAGGCGGTGCGCAAGGCGCTGGCGACCGATGTCATCGGCAAGCCCTTCTGGGGCCGCTTCTCCTTCCGTTCTGCCTACGACGTCTTTTCCGGCCAGCCCTATCTCGCCGAAGGCGAACGGTTCATCATCGAAGACCTCGGCATCCATACGCTCGATATCGCCCGCTATATCCTTGGCGACGTTCGAGGGCTCACGGCCCGCACCAAACGGGTCAATCCCACGATCAAGGGCGAGGATGTCGCGACCATTCTGCTCGATCATGAAAACGGCGCCACGTCGGTGGTCGACGTCAGCTACGCCACCAGGCTTTCCAGAGAGCCGTTTCCCGAGACCTTGATCGAGCTCGACGGCTCTGAGGGCACGATCCGCCTGACCCAGGGTTACGGCCTCGCAATCACCAACGCCAAGGGCACCACCACCACGGACGTATCGCCGAAGCTGCTGTCATGGGCCTCGCGCCCCTGGCACAACATCCAGGAGAGCGTCTACGCGATCCAGCAGCATTGGGTCGATCAGCTGGAGCGCGGCGCGGAACACTCGACGTCGGGGGCCGACAATCTGAAAACTTTTGCGCTCGTCGAGGCCGCCTATGACAGTGCGGCCAGGGGACAGACGATCGATGTCGGAGCGATGCTGCGATGA
- the apnL gene encoding D-apionate lactonase, producing MTIDAFQLYGTHLVDPSPVRLRAGKLEADLANGNLRTIRYDGTEVLRAISYLVRDRDWGTYSPEIADFRIEQRDDRFEVAYLARCEGPDDTKLIIDVRIVGSPDRLDFEAEAVAPTGFVTNRCGFCILHPIVGLAGSPATVEHVDGRTVATRFPDLIEPWQPFKDMRAITHEVMPDVQAECRMEGDTFEMEDQRNWSDASYKTYVRPLALPWPYRIAANQPVRQKTSLIIKDAGDATRHPPTAASGGAIKLELGARTGTMPDIGVIITPEEADATLSAKSLLSEIAPQELLFHFDPSAGHGVDALAQFAVLAAAHRGRSTLEIALPCRSSPSSEAAEIARQMQLAKFRPDAIMVSPSVDRQSTPPGSKWPDCPPLDEVYTAARAAFPGIRIGGGMLSYFTELNRKRVPDGQLDFVSHCTNPIVHAADDLSIMQTLEALPFITRSVRAIYGDKPYRIGPSTIPMRQNPYGSRTMDNSAGARIPMANRDPRHNGRFAEAFAFGYAIRVLDADLECLTLSAVSGPFGLIAGPDEPVEQGGRRPLFNAVHRLSRLAGASWQACVSSSPSEVLSFVARDAAGARLHVVNLTGEERKVDCGACRPADSGKALLLAPFATAALPLAD from the coding sequence ATGACGATCGATGCGTTCCAGCTCTACGGCACCCATCTCGTCGATCCGTCGCCGGTTCGCCTGAGAGCCGGAAAATTGGAAGCCGATCTCGCCAACGGTAACCTCCGCACCATCCGCTACGATGGAACCGAGGTGCTGCGGGCGATTTCCTATCTCGTTCGCGACCGGGACTGGGGGACCTACAGTCCCGAGATCGCCGATTTCAGGATCGAGCAACGTGACGATCGTTTCGAGGTCGCCTATCTCGCCCGCTGCGAGGGACCGGATGATACAAAGCTCATCATCGATGTTCGCATCGTCGGAAGTCCGGATCGGCTTGACTTCGAGGCCGAAGCCGTCGCCCCAACCGGCTTCGTGACCAACCGCTGCGGTTTCTGCATCCTGCATCCGATCGTCGGCTTGGCGGGTTCACCGGCGACGGTCGAGCATGTCGACGGACGGACCGTGGCAACACGATTTCCCGATCTCATCGAGCCCTGGCAGCCGTTCAAGGACATGCGGGCCATCACCCACGAGGTTATGCCTGATGTTCAGGCGGAATGTCGGATGGAGGGCGACACCTTTGAGATGGAGGATCAACGGAACTGGTCGGACGCATCCTACAAGACATATGTCAGGCCGCTCGCCCTCCCTTGGCCCTACCGAATTGCCGCTAATCAACCCGTTCGGCAAAAGACGTCGCTGATCATCAAAGATGCGGGCGATGCCACGCGGCATCCTCCAACTGCGGCGTCAGGCGGCGCCATAAAACTCGAGCTCGGGGCCCGCACCGGCACCATGCCTGATATCGGAGTGATCATCACACCCGAAGAGGCAGATGCAACTCTCTCGGCAAAGTCCTTGCTGTCGGAGATCGCTCCCCAGGAACTCCTCTTCCATTTCGACCCCAGTGCCGGGCACGGCGTCGACGCGCTCGCGCAGTTCGCCGTACTCGCCGCGGCCCATCGCGGCCGCTCGACGCTGGAGATCGCCCTTCCCTGCAGGTCGTCCCCCTCAAGCGAGGCGGCTGAGATTGCCCGCCAGATGCAGCTGGCGAAATTCCGGCCGGATGCGATCATGGTCTCGCCTTCCGTCGACCGGCAGTCGACGCCGCCCGGCAGCAAATGGCCGGATTGCCCGCCCCTGGATGAGGTCTATACAGCTGCCCGCGCCGCCTTTCCCGGCATTCGCATCGGCGGCGGCATGCTGAGCTATTTCACTGAACTCAACCGGAAGCGCGTACCCGACGGACAGCTCGACTTCGTCAGCCACTGTACCAATCCGATCGTGCACGCGGCCGACGACCTCAGCATCATGCAGACATTGGAAGCGCTGCCCTTCATCACGCGGTCGGTGCGAGCGATCTATGGCGACAAGCCCTACCGGATTGGTCCATCGACGATCCCGATGCGGCAGAACCCCTATGGCAGCCGCACGATGGACAATTCGGCGGGCGCGCGTATCCCTATGGCCAATCGCGACCCACGCCACAATGGGCGTTTCGCGGAGGCCTTCGCGTTCGGTTACGCGATACGGGTGCTCGATGCCGATCTGGAATGCCTGACGCTCTCGGCCGTGTCAGGCCCGTTCGGTTTGATCGCCGGTCCTGATGAACCGGTGGAGCAAGGCGGTCGGCGGCCGCTATTCAACGCCGTGCACAGATTATCCCGATTGGCTGGCGCATCCTGGCAGGCATGCGTCTCTTCCTCGCCCTCCGAGGTCCTGTCTTTCGTTGCACGGGATGCCGCGGGCGCCAGGCTTCACGTCGTCAATCTGACGGGCGAAGAACGAAAGGTCGATTGCGGCGCGTGCCGGCCGGCGGATTCGGGCAAAGCGTTGCTGCTCGCGCCGTTTGCGACCGCAGCCCTCCCGCTGGCGGATTGA
- a CDS encoding dihydroxyacetone kinase subunit DhaK, whose protein sequence is MKTKKLINAGADAVDEMLQGVLAAHPRHLYAVENMPRAIIARNGPRRGKVGLVIGGGSGHEPTFLGFVGKGLADAAAIGNVFASPPPDPIVACAMAVDGGAGVLFMYGNYAGDVMNFDMAAEMLALDEIEVRTVLTTDDVASAPADQRDKRRGVAGNVFIFKAAGAACDLLYSFDEVERAARHANARTYTMGVALSPCSLPQTLKPNFLIGDDEMEIGMGIHGEPGVAREPLKSADAVTDGLMDGILREMKADRGDRVAVLVNSLGSTPMMELYIMMRRVKSRLDDAGLILHTSLVGNYCTSLEMAGASITIMHLDDELQRLIDHPCDCAMFAR, encoded by the coding sequence ATGAAGACGAAGAAGCTTATCAATGCCGGCGCAGATGCCGTCGATGAGATGCTGCAAGGCGTTCTGGCGGCGCATCCGCGCCACCTTTACGCCGTGGAGAACATGCCCCGCGCGATCATTGCCAGAAACGGGCCCCGCAGGGGCAAGGTCGGCTTGGTCATCGGCGGCGGATCGGGGCACGAACCGACGTTTCTGGGGTTTGTCGGCAAGGGGCTGGCGGACGCGGCCGCAATCGGCAACGTCTTCGCCTCGCCGCCGCCCGATCCGATCGTCGCCTGCGCCATGGCGGTCGACGGCGGCGCCGGTGTCCTCTTCATGTATGGCAATTATGCCGGCGACGTGATGAACTTCGACATGGCTGCCGAGATGCTTGCGCTTGACGAGATCGAAGTGCGCACCGTCCTCACCACGGATGATGTAGCGTCCGCCCCTGCCGATCAGCGGGACAAGCGACGCGGCGTGGCGGGAAACGTCTTCATCTTCAAGGCTGCCGGCGCGGCATGCGATCTTCTCTACTCTTTCGATGAAGTCGAGCGCGCTGCCCGCCATGCCAACGCGCGGACCTATACGATGGGTGTGGCGCTCTCGCCCTGTTCGCTGCCTCAGACTTTGAAACCGAACTTCCTGATCGGCGACGACGAGATGGAGATCGGCATGGGCATTCATGGCGAGCCCGGCGTGGCGCGTGAGCCGCTGAAATCGGCCGACGCGGTGACCGACGGACTCATGGACGGTATTCTTCGGGAGATGAAGGCAGACCGCGGTGATCGTGTCGCGGTACTCGTCAATTCGCTGGGCTCGACCCCGATGATGGAACTGTACATCATGATGCGGCGCGTGAAGTCCCGGCTGGACGACGCGGGCCTTATCCTCCATACGTCGCTCGTTGGGAATTACTGCACCTCGCTCGAAATGGCCGGCGCGTCGATCACGATCATGCACCTCGACGACGAGCTTCAGCGATTGATCGACCACCCCTGCGATTGCGCGATGTTTGCGAGGTGA
- the dhaL gene encoding dihydroxyacetone kinase subunit DhaL: protein MMFTTEDLQRLFAGIAEDIAAERDHLCELDGAIGDGDHGLAMDAGCRAAAKAVGELDARIAPTAAFNAAAKAFLNAVGASSGPLYATAFMRAGAAAKDKQTLSDDDFLRVFAAMAKGIQERGKAEPGEKTMVDAWRPAADAALEAWQSGKPLAQCLEAAESAARSGCDATSNMMAAKGRASRLGDRVIGHIDPGAASAAIIIAAMTKFTRSVD from the coding sequence ATGATGTTTACGACCGAAGATCTGCAGCGTTTGTTTGCCGGGATTGCCGAGGATATCGCGGCGGAACGAGATCATCTTTGCGAATTGGACGGTGCCATTGGCGATGGGGATCACGGCCTTGCCATGGATGCGGGCTGCCGGGCAGCGGCGAAAGCGGTCGGCGAGCTTGACGCCAGGATCGCCCCGACAGCCGCGTTCAACGCCGCGGCAAAGGCTTTCCTGAATGCAGTCGGCGCTTCGTCAGGCCCGCTATATGCCACGGCCTTCATGCGCGCCGGAGCCGCCGCCAAAGACAAGCAGACATTGAGCGATGATGACTTCCTGCGCGTCTTTGCGGCAATGGCAAAGGGAATCCAGGAACGCGGAAAGGCCGAACCCGGTGAAAAGACGATGGTCGACGCGTGGAGGCCCGCTGCCGACGCGGCACTCGAAGCGTGGCAGTCGGGAAAGCCCCTCGCCCAATGCTTGGAGGCAGCGGAGAGCGCGGCGCGGTCAGGCTGTGACGCGACCAGCAACATGATGGCGGCCAAGGGACGGGCTTCGCGATTGGGGGACCGCGTGATCGGACACATCGATCCAGGGGCTGCGTCTGCCGCTATCATCATCGCGGCAATGACAAAATTTACTCGTTCCGTCGATTAA
- a CDS encoding GNAT family N-acetyltransferase, producing the protein MHIRRAVSADAEELSSLLNEIILAGGTTALETPLSAAEFADWFIDGEFPLTCHVAEHDQSLVGFQSLSLYGDPPKGFADIATFARMHPRTAGVGSALFPATRAAAEEFGLEFINATIRADNVSGLGYYTKMGFETYDRLIQVPLQDGTPVDRIKKRFTVGGGHHTMPGTYTCLWECLLSEDQTAPALGP; encoded by the coding sequence ATGCATATTCGAAGGGCCGTCTCTGCTGACGCGGAGGAACTGAGCAGTCTTTTAAACGAGATCATCCTTGCCGGCGGAACAACCGCACTCGAGACGCCGCTTTCGGCTGCCGAGTTTGCGGACTGGTTCATCGATGGAGAGTTTCCTCTGACCTGCCATGTTGCAGAGCACGATCAGTCGCTCGTCGGTTTTCAGTCCCTGAGCTTATACGGCGATCCGCCGAAAGGCTTCGCCGACATCGCGACTTTTGCCCGTATGCACCCAAGGACCGCAGGCGTCGGCAGCGCTCTCTTCCCCGCAACCCGAGCGGCAGCGGAAGAATTCGGGCTCGAATTCATCAATGCCACCATTCGCGCCGACAATGTCAGTGGCCTTGGCTATTACACAAAGATGGGCTTCGAGACCTATGATCGGCTAATCCAGGTTCCGCTTCAGGACGGGACGCCCGTCGACAGGATCAAGAAGCGTTTCACAGTGGGCGGTGGGCACCACACGATGCCGGGCACCTACACGTGTTTGTGGGAGTGCCTGCTATCCGAAGACCAGACCGCGCCGGCCTTGGGACCCTAA
- a CDS encoding IS630 family transposase (programmed frameshift) encodes MTRPYSNDLRERVVAAVAAGQSCRVVADRFDIAVSSVVKWSQRYRTTGSVMPGKMGGHRRRVLEPHRAFIIERIEKTSHLTLHRLKDELAAHGVTVSHNAIWQFMRREGFSFKKTLFALEQGRADNARHRRRWKAWQSRFDPSRLVFIDETWIRTNMTPLRGWGPKGKRLHGFAPHGRWRTLTFLGALRCDRLTAPCVFDGPINGECFRAYVSQQLIPTLKSGDIVIADNLGSHKSKAIRDAIKAVGARLWFLPKYSPDLNPIEQTFAKIKHWMREAQKRTSEDTWRHLGHLVETIKPDECENYFRNAGYASVKT; translated from the exons ATGACACGACCATATTCCAATGATCTTCGTGAAAGAGTTGTCGCTGCAGTTGCGGCCGGTCAGAGCTGCCGGGTGGTGGCGGATCGGTTCGATATAGCTGTTTCCTCTGTGGTGAAGTGGTCGCAGCGTTATCGAACGACGGGCAGCGTTATGCCTGGGAAGATGGGCGGCCATCGCCGGCGGGTGCTGGAGCCGCATCGTGCCTTCATCATCGAGCGGATTGAGAAGACCTCGCATCTGACCCTGCATCGTCTGAAGGACGAACTGGCGGCGCACGGCGTGACAGTCTCCCACAACGCCATCTGGCAGTTCATGCGTCGCGAAGGCTTCAGCTTTAAAAAAACACTATTCGCCCTTGAGCAAGGCCGTGCCGATA ATGCCCGGCACCGCAGGCGCTGGAAAGCCTGGCAAAGCCGTTTCGACCCGAGTCGTTTGGTCTTTATCGACGAAACTTGGATCAGAACCAACATGACGCCGTTGCGGGGCTGGGGGCCAAAGGGCAAAAGGCTGCACGGCTTTGCCCCGCATGGCCGCTGGCGAACGCTGACCTTCCTCGGCGCGCTCCGCTGCGATCGGCTAACCGCGCCCTGCGTCTTCGACGGCCCGATCAACGGCGAGTGCTTCCGCGCCTATGTGAGCCAGCAACTGATTCCGACCCTCAAATCCGGCGACATTGTCATCGCCGACAATCTCGGTTCTCACAAATCCAAAGCAATCCGGGATGCCATCAAGGCGGTCGGGGCAAGGCTGTGGTTCCTGCCGAAATACTCGCCCGACCTCAATCCGATCGAACAGACATTCGCCAAAATCAAGCATTGGATGCGCGAAGCTCAAAAGCGAACCAGCGAGGATACATGGCGCCATCTCGGGCACCTCGTCGAAACCATCAAACCAGACGAATGCGAAAACTACTTCCGCAATGCAGGATACGCTTCAGTCAAAACATGA